The Etheostoma cragini isolate CJK2018 chromosome 5, CSU_Ecrag_1.0, whole genome shotgun sequence genome contains a region encoding:
- the asphd2 gene encoding aspartate beta-hydroxylase domain-containing protein 2, which translates to MEWSLDNVREMVAGGMQSIRECEICAFAIAVCVLLLFMWYCYRVGREHGSSPLRGRYLAGPSRIGGVVGGFMSSDCRGRGKGKRGSMLEQQNGFAFCQSSECFRCTSAGESLNQKLYHSLQDYAKRYTWSGMGRVHKGVRDQGRYLNSRPTIQRPEVFFLPDLPSAPFFSREVQRHDVELLEQSFPALLAEFESIYHQPPARSGSSLPPGWKANNTPRGQWWTYYLVNQGTPLVLNVRRCPRAWRVLGQLRTFIANNVFGNACFSVLTPGALITEHYGPTNVRLRCHLGLRVPPSCELVVGGEPQCWSEGSCLLFDDSFLHRAFHEGGAEDGPRVVFMVDLWHPNVAAAERQALDYIFTPGRLEDKEGK; encoded by the exons ATGGAGTGGTCACTGGACAATGTAAGGGAGATGGTGGCTGGAGGGATGCAGTCTATAAGGGAGTGTGAGATCTGTGCTTTTGCCATAGccgtgtgtgtgctgctgctgtttatgTGGTATTGTTATAGGGTTGGCCGGGAGCATGGCTCCAGCCCTCTGCGTGGGAGGTATCTGGCTGGGCCCAGCCGAATTGGAGGGGTGGTGGGGGGCTTCATGAGCTCAGACTGTCGTGGCAGGGGGAAAGGAAAGCGTGGATCAATGCTAGAACAGCAGAACGGCTTCGCTTTCTGCCAGTCGTCTGAGTGCTTCCGATGTACTAGCGCCGGAGAGAGTCTGAACCAGAAGCTCTACCACAGCCTGCAGGATTACGCCAAGCGCTATACCTGGTCAGGTATGGGAAGGGTGCATAAAGGAGTCCGTGATCAAGGCCGATACCTTAACAGCAGACCAACCATCCAGCGGCCAGAGGTCTTCTTCCTCCCAGACCTACCATCAGCCCCTTTCTTCTCCAGAGAAGTACAGAGACACGACGTGGAGTTACTGGAGCAGAGCTTCCCCGCCCTTCTGGCCGAGTTCGAGAGCATCTACCACCAACCTCCAGCACGCAGCGGCTCCTCCCTGCCGCCGGGTTGGAAAGCCAACAACACTCCTCGCGGGCAGTGGTGGACATACTACCTGGTAAACCAAGGCACTCCTCTGGTTCTCAATGTCAGGAGATGTCCACGGGCCTGGAGGGTGCTGGGCCAGCTGCGCACCTTCATCGCCAACAACGTGTTCGGAAACGCCTGCTTCTCTGTGCTGACGCCCGGGGCTCTGATCACTGAGCATTACGGTCCGACAAATGTCAGGCTGCGCTGCCACCTGG GTCTCAGAGTGCCCCCTTCCTGTGAGCTTGTGGTTGGTGGAGAGCCACAGTGCTGGTCTGAGGGCAGCTGTCTGCTTTTTGATGACTCCTTTCTCCACCGGGCCTTCCACGAGG gcGGCGCAGAGGATGGCCCCAGGGTGGTCTTCATGGTGGATCTCTGGCACCCCAACGTGGCCGCTGCTGAGAGGCAAGCCTTGGACTACATTTTTACTCCAGGCCGCTTAGAGGACAAGGAAGGGAAATAG